From one Lycium ferocissimum isolate CSIRO_LF1 chromosome 5, AGI_CSIRO_Lferr_CH_V1, whole genome shotgun sequence genomic stretch:
- the LOC132058151 gene encoding probable xyloglucan galactosyltransferase GT11 encodes MDNSLVTRSRNKCWFVFFFLFVSWYLLLYGIDWSSLHGVVTTSRYEANSIESFHPTSIPPPPPPHHENVNVSFNSNSSSINNDDATNDDTQSKEDDSSSIENDNVVVPDLAELEKELEPLLRKNEPQEEKKVEKIEEKKVEKNETKDDNKGRKSCEGRYIYVAQIPSKFNEDMLKQCKLLNKWEDMCQYLVNMGLGPDLGNPQRAFSNKGWFTTNQFSLEVLFHNRMKQYDCLTNDSSKTSAVFVPYYSGFDVARYLWDDFNTSMRDAGAIEVAKFLKKKPEWRTMWGRDHFMIAGRITWDFRRGIEEDAAWGNKLMLLPETENMTILTIESSPWNRNDFAIPYPTYFHPSSDSDVFQWQNRMRRLRRRVLFSFAGAPRPQLEESIRSEIMEQCLATRRKCKLLECTDLHNKCNKPVHVMKLFQNSIFCLQPSGDSFTRRSTFDSILAGCIPVFFTPGSMYVQYIWHLPKDYTKYSVLIPEDDVRKKKVSIENVLSKIPRSQVAAMREEVIKLIPNVVYADPRSRLETVEDAFDLAVKGVLERVDVMRKEMRQGKNDSMVFNEEYSWKYYTFGTLEKHEWDHFFLRTSKEKY; translated from the coding sequence ATGGACAACTCCCTCGTTACGAGGTCTCGCAATAAATGTTGGttcgttttcttctttttgtttgtttcttgGTACTTATTGCTTTATGGAATTGATTGGTCTTCTCTACATGGAGTTGTAACAACATCAAGGTACGAAGCGAATTCAATTGAATCCTTTCATCCAACTTCTATTCCTCCTCCACCTCCCCCTCATCATGAAAACGTTAACGTTAGCTTCAATTCCAATTCTTCAAgtattaataatgatgatgctacAAACGACGATACGCAATCCAAGGAGGACGACTCATCCTCTATTGAAAACGACAACGTGGTAGTACCTGATTTGGCGGAACTTGAGAAAGAATTGGAACCTTTGTTAAGGAAAAATGAACcccaagaagaaaaaaaggttgagaaaatcgaagaaaagAAGGTTGAGAAAAACGAAACAAAAGACGATAACAAGGGACGAAAATCGTGTGAAGGACGATATATTTATGTAGCACAAATACCTAGTAAGTTCAATGAAGACATGTTGAAGCAATGCAAATTGTTAAACAAGTGGGAAGATATGTGCCAATATTTGGTGAACATGGGACTTGGCCCTGATCTTGGAAACCCTCAAAGGGCTTTTTCAAATAAAGGTTGGTTTACGACGAATCAATTCTCGTTAGAAGTCCTATTTCATAACAGAATGAAACAGTACGATTGTTTAACGAATGATTCTTCGAAAACATCAGCAGTTTTCGTGCCATACTATTCAGGGTTCGATGTTGCAAGGTATTTATGGGATGATTTTAATACATCAATGAGGGACGCAGGTGCAATTGAGGTTGCGAAATTTCTTAAGAAAAAACCCGAATGGAGAACAATGTGGGGCAGAGATCATTTCATGATTGCAGGGCGAATTACGTGGGATTTTAGGAGAGGTATTGAGGAGGACGCGGCTTGGGGGAACAAATTAATGTTGTTGCCCGAGACAGAAAATATGACTATTTTGACAATTGAATCGAGTCCTTGGAATAGGAATGATTTCGCGATACCATACCCTACTTATTTCCATCCTTCGAGTGATAGTGATGTGTTCCAGTGGCAGAACAGGATGCGAAGGTTAAGGAGGAGGGTGCTATTCTCGTTCGCTGGGGCCCCACGTCCCCAGCTGGAAGAATCAATACGAAGCGAGATAATGGAACAGTGCTTGGCGACTAGGCGAAAATGTAAACTCTTGGAGTGTACAGACTTGCACAACAAATGCAACAAGCCGGTACATGTGATGAAGCTAttccaaaattcaattttttgctTACAACCCTCGGGGGATTCCTTCACGAGGAGGTCTACTTTCGATTCAATTTTGGCTGGTTGTATACCGGTGTTTTTCACTCCAGGGTCCATGTATGTTCAATATATATGGCACTTACCGAAGGACTATACAAAATACTCTGTGCTTATTCCCGAGGATGATGTGAGGAAAAAGAAAGTGAGCATTGAAAATGTACTATCTAAAATACCAAGATCACAAGTAGCAGCAATGAGAGAGGAAGTGATAAAGCTTATACCAAATGTGGTTTATGCAGACCCAAGATCAAGATTAGAGACAGTTGAAGATGCATTTGATTTGGCAGTCAAAGGGGTTCTTGAAAGGGTGGATGTAATGAGAAAAGAGATGAGACAAGGCAAGAATGATAGTATGGTGTTTAATGAAGAATATAGCTGGAAGTATTATACTTTTGGAACTTTAGAAAAGCATGAGTGGGATCATTTCTTTTTGAGAACCAGCAAGGAGAAGTACTAA
- the LOC132055703 gene encoding probable xyloglucan 6-xylosyltransferase 5, with amino-acid sequence MGPEKRPGGALPTTTATLNGGTTTGRNTSILPRGRQIQRTFNNIKITILCGFVTILVLRGTIGFGNLASSGPDAENANLIEETNRILDEIRSDKDPDDPVDQSGSFFSLNETYSLGPKITTWDEDRKLWLQKNPEFPNFVQGKPRVLLVTGSPPNPCDNPIGDHYLLKAIKNKIDYCRIHGIEIVYNLAHLENEMAGYWAKLPLIRRLMLSHPEVEWIWWMDSDALFTDMVFEIPFSKYKDHNLVIHGYPDLLFDQKSWIAVNTGNFLFRNCQWSLDLLDAWAPMGPKGPVREEAGKVLTANLKGRPTFEADDQSALIYLLISQKDQWMDNVFIENSYYLHGYWAGLVDRYEEMIEKYHPGLGDERWPFVTHFVGCKPCGSYGDYPAERCLKNMERAFNFADNQVLNLYGFRHKGLLSPNIKRIRNETDNPLQYVDELDVRHAKHQSIETQS; translated from the coding sequence ATGGGTCCAGAGAAAAGACCTGGTGGAGCACTCCCTACCACCACCGCCACACTCAACGGCGGCACCACCACTGGCCGGAACACTTCCATCTTACCACGTGGCCGACAGATCCAACGTACTTTCAACAACATTAAAATCACTATCCTTTGTGGCTTTGTCACTATCCTTGTCCTACGTGGCACTATTGGTTTCGGCAACCTAGCTTCCTCAGGACCTGATGCTGAGAACGCGAATCTTATCGAAGAGACTAACCGGATCCTAGACGAGATCCGATCCGACAAGGACCCGGATGACCCGGTTGACCAGTCGGGTAGTTTTTTCAGCCTTAATGAGACTTACAGTTTAGGCCCGAAGATTACTACTTGGGATGAAGACAGGAAACTATGGCTTCAGAAAAACCCTGAATTTCCTAACTTTGTTCAAGGTAAGCCTCGTGTTTTGCTTGTTACGGGGTCACCGCCAAATCCTTGTGATAATCCAATTGGGGATCATTACTTGTTGAAAGCTATAAAGAACAAAATTGATTATTGTAGGATCCATGGGATTGAAATTGTTTATAATTTAGCTCATTTGGAAAATGAAATGGCTGGGTATTGGGCTAAATTGCCGTTGATTCGTAGGCTAATGTTGTCGCATCCTGAAGTAGAGTGGATTTGGTGGATGGATAGTGATGCTTTATTTACTGATATGGTATTTGAGATCCCTTTTTCTAAGTATAAAGATCACAATCTTGTTATTCATGGTTACCCAGATCTATTGTTTGATCAGAAATCATGGATTGCTGTGAACACtggtaattttctttttaggAATTGTCAGTGGTCACTTGATTTGTTGGATGCATGGGCACCAATGGGGCCTAAAGGTCCTGTTCGTGAAGAAGCTGGGAAGGTTTTGACTGCTAATTTAAAGGGTAGACCGACATTTGAAGCGGATGATCAGTCTGCATTGATATACTTGCTGATTTCACAGAAGGATCAGTGGATGGACAATGTGTTCATTGAGAATTCCTACTATCTACATGGATATTGGGCAGGGTTAGTTGATAGGTACGAGGAGATGATTGAGAAGTATCATCCAGGTTTGGGCGATGAGAGATGGCCATTTGTGACTCATTTTGTGGGATGCAAGCCGTGTGGGAGCTATGGAGATTACCCTGCTGAGAGGTGCTTGAAAAATATGGAGAGGGCTTTCAATTTTGCAGATAATCAAGTGCTTAACTTGTATGGGTTTAGACATAAGGGCTTGTTGAGCCCTAACATCAAAAGGATTAGGAATGAAACTGATAATCCGCTGCAGTATGTAGATGAGTTAGATGTTCGACATGCAAAGCATCAGAGCATAGAAACTCAGAGCTAG
- the LOC132055704 gene encoding uncharacterized protein LOC132055704 — MVMADPDKEEQVAITEAQLENLKRWERTRNFQSLSDPSPAVYSMFAIHKSSSDFAVFPPVNHENLYISTNSVNQTHSQSSSPPFPSSPSLSSSSSFSPSNRDNDDSSYSFAASDSNLVDPPKSIPNSPRAPARVAYNHRGRWWNLGLQVLFSRINGIGMFSRTAVMSIFSPFGMAAILVMFGYFRWRRRLIREQSKDQLRRTIKAKDERINQLLSQIAEMNQVFVAMHKRNLSNN, encoded by the exons ATGGTCATGGCGGATCCCGATAAAGAAGAACAAGTCGCAATAACAGAAGCCCAGTTGGAAAACCTTAAGCGATGGGAACGTACACGGAATTTTCAATCTCTTTCCGATCCATCACCAGCCGTTTACTCTATGTTCGCGATCCATAAATCGTCCAGCGACTTCGCCGTTTTTCCACCGGTCAACCACGAGAACCTTTACATATCCACAAATTCCGTTAATCAAACTCATAGCCAGTCATCCTCACCGCCGTTTCCGTCATCTCCGtcgttatcatcatcatcctcatttTCACCTTCCAATCGAGATAACGATGATTCTTCCTACTCATTCGCCGCCTCAGATTCTAATTTAGTGGATCCACCAAAATCTATTCCAAATAGTCCTCGGGCCCCAGCCAGAGTAGCTTATAACCACCGAGGGAGATGGTGGAATCTGGGACTACAAGTGTTGTTTTCTCGAATCAACGGCATTGGTATGTTTTCTCGAACGGCTGTAATGAGTATTTTCTCGCCTTTTGGAATGGCGGCAATCCTTGTGATGTTTGGGTATTTTCGCTGGCGACGGAGATTGATTAGAGAACAGAGTAAAGACCAACTGAGACGCACCATTAAAGCCAAAGATGAG AGAATAAATCAACTTCTAAGTCAAATAGCAGAGATGAATCAGGTATTTGTGGCTATGCACAAACGTAATCTGTCCAACAATTAG
- the LOC132055702 gene encoding vesicle transport v-SNARE 13-like — MSQVFEGYERQYCQLSANLTKKCSSATLLDGEQKKQKVSEVKVGLDDAEALIRKMDVEARSLPPNVKATLLAKLREYKSDLNNLKTEVKRITSANANQAARDELLESGMADANMVSADQRQRLMMSTERLDRSSDRIRQSRKTMLETEDLGVSILQDLHQQRQSLLHAHDNLHGVDDNISRSKKILTTMSRRMSRNKWIIGSVIAVLVLAILLVLYFKLAH, encoded by the exons ATGAGTCAGGTATTCGAAGGATATGAAAGACAGTACTGCCAACTTTCAGCTAATTTAACCAAGAAATGCAGCTCAGCAACTCTCCTTGATGGAG AACAAAAGAAACAGAAAGTGTCTGAAGTAAAAGTTGGCCTTGATGATGCTGAAGCATTG ATCCGCAAAATGGACGTAGAAGCTAGGAGTTTACCTCCAAATGTTAAAGCCACACTTCTTGCCAAGTTAAGAGAATATAAGAGTGATCTGAACAACTTAAAAACTGAAGTGAAAAGAATCACATCAGCAAATGCAAACCAAGCTGCAAGGGACGAGTTGTTGGAATCGGGAATGGCAGATGCTAATATG GTGTCGGCTGATCAAAGGCAAAGGTTGATGATGTCAACAGAGAGATTGGATCGTTCGAGTGACAGGATCAGACAAAGTCGAAAGACAATGCTAGAAACCGAGGATCTGGGGGTCTCAATTCTTCAAGATTTGCATCAACAACGTCAATCTCTCCTGCATGCACATGACAAT CTTCATGGAGTGGATGATAATATTAGCAGGAGCAAGAAGATACTGACTACAATGTCAAGAAGGATGAGCCGGAATAAATGGATCATCGGCTCTGTCATTGCTGTCTTGGTCCTGGCTATCCTATTAGTTCTTTACTTCAAGCTCGCCCATTAG